In the Campylobacter showae genome, one interval contains:
- a CDS encoding YceI family protein, with the protein MKKIISGALATSLLAASAFAFSVDGNPSVKFVGYKLANKTAVEGTFKDLGFKSAENANFADFLKTFEFNIDPKNIDTKLPDRDKRVGMIFDGNAITAKIVSVSGDEKAGEAEVEVSVKGNSKSYKTQYTVEDGKLKAKIGIDLLADLKLNETFEKYAASAKPFHGGKSYPDVEISLEAKIK; encoded by the coding sequence ATGAAAAAAATCATTTCAGGTGCGCTAGCCACGTCATTGCTGGCTGCTTCGGCATTTGCTTTTAGTGTAGATGGCAACCCTAGCGTCAAATTCGTTGGTTATAAGTTAGCTAACAAAACAGCCGTCGAGGGTACGTTTAAAGATCTTGGCTTTAAAAGCGCGGAAAACGCAAATTTTGCCGATTTTCTAAAAACCTTTGAGTTTAACATCGATCCTAAAAATATCGATACAAAGTTGCCCGATCGCGACAAACGTGTCGGTATGATCTTTGACGGCAACGCAATAACAGCTAAAATCGTATCCGTAAGCGGCGACGAAAAAGCGGGCGAAGCTGAAGTCGAAGTTAGCGTAAAAGGAAACTCAAAGTCTTACAAAACGCAGTATACGGTGGAAGATGGTAAACTAAAGGCTAAAATCGGCATTGACTTGTTGGCTGATTTGAAACTCAATGAGACATTTGAAAAATACGCGGCTTCAGCCAAGCCTTTTCATGGTGGCAAAAGCTATCCGGATGTAGAAATCTCACTCGAAGCTAAAATAAAATAA
- a CDS encoding molybdate transport repressor — translation MTTKENKKGAVSALFLAVALFAAGCAGYFYYGIGGTGVFTMVVAVICAVFCVKKIFQVSFLSIDDDGFLVQKGGKNAKFYFKDIEEIGVRMVDAKRKIDVLNVRFKRGKLDRDAADGLMQPIGDDDAVIYDKYELSKHEVFKILKQKFEALNAQKSENKKK, via the coding sequence ATGACGACGAAAGAAAATAAAAAAGGGGCGGTAAGCGCGCTATTTTTGGCGGTTGCGCTGTTTGCGGCGGGGTGTGCGGGATATTTTTATTACGGCATAGGCGGGACGGGCGTTTTTACGATGGTCGTTGCCGTGATCTGCGCCGTTTTTTGCGTGAAAAAGATATTTCAGGTTAGCTTTCTAAGCATCGATGACGACGGGTTTTTGGTGCAAAAAGGCGGCAAGAACGCCAAATTTTACTTTAAAGATATCGAAGAGATCGGCGTTCGTATGGTCGACGCCAAGCGCAAAATCGACGTTTTAAACGTGAGGTTTAAAAGAGGCAAACTAGACCGCGACGCGGCTGATGGCCTCATGCAGCCTATCGGCGACGATGACGCCGTGATATACGACAAATACGAGCTATCCAAGCACGAGGTTTTTAAAATTTTAAAGCAGAAATTTGAGGCGTTAAACGCGCAAAAAAGCGAAAATAAGAAAAAGTAA
- a CDS encoding multidrug effflux MFS transporter, which produces MLSALMACTSLSTDVYLPAMPTMERQLHGDAELTITGFLIGFAIAQLVWGPISDRIGRKIPLFIGMALFAIGSVGCAMSDNMASVVFWRVFQAVGACVGPMLSRAKIVKCSDLFGSSQAAQMLSTLVIIMAIAPIVGTLPGGAILEFGSWHGIFWLMALASAIMFAMIFSLPETLPSQKRSTKPIVSSFRNYLRLLQDAKFMRYTLSVTFFYVAVYAFITGFVYIDYFGIPSKYYGFLFGINIVGVMALSFVNKKLVKRYALNRLLIVSTLVAALATGVLFAFAFFKTGGVLGVIIPMFFVFSMNGIIASCSNAAALDSVPQEMKGSAAALIGSLQYGSGILLLFTVFCAMLAAFSAGTPWTMSWIIALFVWLSALAAYFNK; this is translated from the coding sequence GTGCTAAGCGCGCTCATGGCTTGTACATCGCTATCTACGGACGTATATCTACCTGCTATGCCTACGATGGAGCGGCAGCTGCACGGCGATGCGGAGCTCACGATAACGGGCTTTTTGATCGGCTTTGCTATAGCGCAGCTCGTATGGGGGCCTATCAGCGATAGGATCGGGCGTAAAATCCCGCTTTTTATCGGTATGGCGCTCTTTGCGATCGGATCAGTAGGATGCGCGATGTCGGACAATATGGCTAGCGTAGTGTTCTGGCGCGTGTTTCAGGCCGTGGGCGCGTGCGTAGGACCGATGTTAAGCCGGGCCAAAATCGTAAAATGCAGCGATCTTTTCGGTAGCTCGCAGGCCGCACAGATGCTCTCTACGCTGGTTATCATCATGGCGATAGCGCCGATAGTGGGTACGTTACCGGGCGGCGCGATACTGGAGTTTGGCTCTTGGCACGGGATATTTTGGCTGATGGCGCTAGCTAGCGCGATTATGTTTGCGATGATTTTTTCTCTGCCGGAGACCTTGCCGTCGCAAAAGCGCTCCACAAAGCCCATCGTATCGTCTTTTAGGAACTATCTAAGATTATTACAAGATGCCAAATTTATGCGCTACACTCTTAGCGTGACGTTTTTCTACGTAGCCGTCTATGCCTTTATCACGGGCTTTGTCTATATCGATTATTTCGGCATTCCTAGCAAATACTACGGATTTTTATTCGGCATAAACATCGTGGGCGTCATGGCGCTAAGTTTCGTAAATAAAAAGCTGGTAAAGCGCTATGCGCTAAACCGCCTGCTCATAGTCTCCACGCTCGTTGCCGCGCTTGCTACCGGCGTGCTATTTGCGTTTGCGTTTTTCAAAACGGGCGGAGTTCTTGGCGTGATAATCCCGATGTTTTTCGTTTTTAGCATGAACGGCATCATCGCTTCTTGCTCCAATGCCGCCGCTCTTGATAGCGTGCCGCAGGAGATGAAAGGCTCGGCCGCTGCGCTCATAGGCTCGTTGCAATACGGCAGCGGCATCCTTTTACTTTTTACCGTTTTTTGTGCGATGCTTGCGGCGTTTTCCGCGGGTACGCCGTGGACGATGTCTTGGATAATAGCTCTGTTTGTTTGGCTAAGCGCGCTCGCGGCGTATTTTAATAAATAA